The Urbifossiella limnaea nucleotide sequence CTGAGGTCGGGCTTGGCGGAGAATCGGCCATTGGGCGAGGTCGCTGGACCGGATGCGGGCTTCGGAGGCGGATTCTCGGCAGCGACGGGTTGGCCCGTGGCAGTGTCCCAGGCGAGAACCTTGCCGGCCGCATCCCAGGCGAACAGGCGTCTCCCATCCTGGTTGAACGCCACGCAGGTCACCGCACCGGTGTGCCCCTTGAGGGCGAGCACCTCGGTGCCCGTCGCGGCGTCCCACACCTTCGCCGTGCTGTCTTGGCCGCCGCTGAGGATGCGCTGGCCGTCCGGGCTGAACGCCACGCTCGTCACCCAGTGTGTGTGCCCCTTGAGGGCGAGCACCTCGGTGCCCTTCGCAGCGTCCCACACCTTCGCCGTCTTGTCCCCGCTTCCCGTGAGGATGCGTTTGCCGTCCGGGCTGAACGCCACGCTGGTCACCGCACTGGTGTGCCCCTTGAGGGCGAGCACCTCGGTGCCCGTCGCAGCGTCCCACACCTTCGCCGTCTTGTCCCCGCTTCCCGTGACGATGCGTTTCCCATCCTGGTTGAACGCCACGCTCGTCACCCAGTGTGTGTGCCCTTTGAGGGCGAGCACCTCGGTGCCCGTCGCGGCGTCCCACACCTTCGCCGTGCTGTCTTGGCCGCCGCTGAGGATGCGCTGGCCGTCCGGGCTGAACGCCACACTCGTCACCCCGCCTGTGTGCCCCTTGAGGGCGAGCACCTCGGTGCCCTTCGCGGCGTCCCACACCTTCGCCGTTCTGTCTTGGCTGCCGGTGAGGAGGCGCAGGCCGTCCGGGCTGAACGCCAAGCTGCTCACAAGGCTGGTGTGCCCCTTGAGGGCGAGCACCTCGGTGCCCTTCACGGCGTCCCACACCTTCGCCGTGCCGTCCATGCTGCCCGTGACTATGCGCAAGCCGTCCGGGCTGAACGCCACGCTGCCCACATCACCGGTGTGCCCCTTGAGGGCGAGCACCTCGGTGCCCGTCGCGGCGTCCCACACCTTCGCCGTGCCGTCCCGGCTGCCCGTGAGGATGCGTTTGCCGTCGGGACTACAGGACACGCTGTCCACCGGTTGGGTGTGCCCCTTGAGGGTGAGGACTTCCTGGCCCTTCTCGGCATCCCACACCTTCGCCGTGTTGTCCCAGCTTCCCGTGAGGATGCGTTTGCCGTCCGGGCTGAACGCCACGCTGGTCACCGCACCGGTGTGCCCCTTGAGGGCGAGCACCTCGGTGCCCGTCGCGGCGTCCCACACCTTCGCCGTCTTGTCCCCGCTTCCCGTAAGGATGCGTTTGCCGTCCGGGCTGAACGCCACGCTGGTCACTCCACTGGTGTGCTCCTTGAGGGCGAGCACCTCGGTGCCCGTCGCGGCGTCCCACACCTTCGCCGTCTTGTCCCCGCTTCCCGTGAGGATGCGTTTGCCGTCCGGGCTGAACGCCACACTGCTCACCCAGGCTCTGTGGCCACTGAGGGCGAGCACCTCGGCGCCCTTCGCGGCGTCCCACACCTTCGCCGTGCCGTCCATGCTGCCCGTGACTATGCGCAAGCCGTCCGGGCTGAACGCCACGCTCCTTACCGCACCGGTGTGCCCCTTGAGGGCGAGCACCTCGGTGCCCTTCGCAGCGTCCCACACCTTCGCCGTCTTGTCCCCGCTTCCCGTGAGGATGCGTTTGCCGTCCGGGCTGAACGCCACGCTCCTTACCGCACCGGTGTGCCCCTTGAGGGCGAGTACCTCGGTGCCCTTCGCGGCGTCCCACACCTTCGCCGTGCTGTCTTGGCTGCCGGTGAGGAGGCGCAGGCCGTCCGGGCTGAACGCCACGCTGCTCACTCCACCGGTGTGCCCCTTGAGGGCGAGCACCTCGGTGCCCTTCACGGCGTCCCATACCTTCGCCGTGCTGTCCCAACTCCCCGTGACGATGCGTTTCCCATCCTGGTTGAACGCCACGCTCGTCACCCAGTGTGTGTGCCCTTTGAGGGCGAGCACCTCGGTGCCCTTCGCGGCGTCCCACACCTTCGCCGTGTTGTCCCAGCTTCCCGTGAGGATGCGTTTGCCGTCCGGGCTGAACGCCACGCTGGTCACCGCATCGGTGTGTCCCTTGAGGGCGAACACCTCGGTGCCCGTCGCGGCGTCCCACACCTTCGCCGTGCTGTCCCGGCTGCCCGTGAGGATGCGTTTGCCGTCCGGGCTGAACGCCACGCTGGTCACCGCACCGGTGTGCCCCTTGAGGGCGAGCACCTCGGTGCCCGTCGCGGCGTCCCACACCTTCGCCGTCTTGTCCCCGCTTCCCGTGAGGATGCGTTTGCCGTCCGGGCTGAACGCCACACTGCTCACCCAGCCTCTGTGGCCACTGAGGGCGAGCACCTCGGCGCCCTTCGCGGCGTCCCACACCTTCGCCGTGCTGTCTTGGCTGCCGCTGAGGATGCGCTGGCCGTCCGGGCTGAACGCCACGCTGGTCACTTCATGGAGGTGCCCCTTGAGGGTCTGCTTGCTGGAGTCGAATCGCCAGCGCAGATGAGCATGCTCCCAGCCGCGCAGGTCCCACCGGCATTCCTCCAGATAGCGGAAGGCATCGGGCATGTTGTTCTCGTTGTAGGCGGCCTGGGCCAGCAGGAGTTTGCTCGCGTAGACCGCCCACTCCGCCCGGCTCAACTGGTCTTCAGCCCGCCCCTTCTGCTTGAGGGCGTCCAGCGCGGAGTCGTCCGCCCTCTGCTTGGCGTCGAGAGCCTCCTTCTCCGCCTTGCGGGCTGCAACTGACTCCTGGCCAGCTCGGACTGACTCCTGGCCAGCTCGGATTGCTTCCTCGTCGGCTCGCTTCTTCTGTTCTCGGGCTACGTTTCTCTCGAGATCGGCACGCTGCATGCCGATGCCGGTGCCGATGATGCCGGCCACCAGTGTCAGCACAATGACACTCGCGGCGATCACCTGCCCTTTGTTCCGCTTGACGAACTTCTTCAGCCGGTAGCCGCGGCTCGGCGGCCGGGCCTCGACCATCTCGTCGGCGAGATACCGCTGGATGTCCCGGGCCAGGCCGTTGGCCGTGTCGTACCGCCGGGCGCGGTCCTTCTCCAGCGCCTTCATCACCACCCAGTCGAGTTCGCCCCGCAGCAACTTCGCCAACTTCCCCGGCTCGATGTCCCGGTTCGCCGCGATGTTCGGCAGGTCGTCCAACGTACTCAACTTCGTGCTCGCCCGCGGAGGCTCCACCTCGCGCACCATCCGCAACATCTCCAGGATCGCCCCCCGCTTGAACTGCCGGGCGTCGAGCGGCGGCGAACCGGTCAGCAGCTCGTACAGGATGACCCCGAGGGCGTACACGTCGGTCCGGGTGTCGATGTCCGCGGACGACGGGTCGGCCTGCTCCGGGCTCATGTACGCGGGCGTGCCCACGATCGCGCCGGTGTCCGCGCAACTCAGGTCCGTGAGCTGGCTCTCGGTCGCCTTGGCCACCCCGAAGTCGATCACCTTCGGGATTGGGCGCCCGTCCACCTCAATCACCAGCACGTTGCCGGGCTTTAGGTCCCGGTGGATGACCCCCTTCTGGTGCGCGTGCTGCACCGCGTGGCACACATGCACGCACAACTCCAGGCGCGCGGCAATGGGCAGCCGGCGCTGGTCGCAGAACTGTGTGATCGGCACGCCCTTCACCAGCTCCATGACGAAGAACGGCTGTCCGGAGGGCGTGAGGCCGCCGTCGTAGATGCGGGCGATGTTCGGGTGATCCATCAGGGCCAGCGCCTGCCGCTCGGCGTCGAACCGCGCCAGTACGCCCTTCGAGTCCATCCCCGTCTTGATGAGCTTCAATGCCACCTGGCGCTTGACCGGTTCGGTCTGGGTGGCGAGGTAGACCGAGCCCATGCCGCCCTCGCCGATGACTTCGACGAGGGTGTAACGGCCGGCGATGACCGTTCCCACCGTTGCGGCCGACGAATGTTCACGGCGGATTGTGTCGTCGAACGTGCCGGTCGCCCCATCCGGACCGAAGTCGGCGGTCGCCAGAGACGCCGGGTGCTGAGTGCCCGAGTCGTATGCGCCGGTGGCGTCGGCTGGGCCTTGGGGCGGTGGGGCGTCGAGCAAGGAGTCCGGCTCTTCGCTGGCCCGCAATAGCGCCTCGACCCGAACCCTCAGTTCCGCGTCGCCGGCGCACGCCGCTGCGAGGTACGCGGCTCGGTCGGCCGGGCCAGTTCGCGCGAGTGCCTCGGTGAACACGCCTTTCAAACGGCTGGGATCGACGGGCATGGCGGCCTCCGGGTTCTTGCGACGATCATATCGCGGAAACGGCCCCGGATTCGTCTCAGCTTTTTTCTGAGATCTGTTCCGACCGCCCGAGTGCGTCGCGGAGCCAGGCCCGGGCGAACGCCCAGTCGCGGTACGCCGTGGCCCGCGAGACCCCGAGCAGGTCGGCCGCTTCTTCGACCGACGCCCCACCGAACACCTTCAGCCGCACGACCGCGGCGGCACCGGCGTCGAGAGCGGCGAGCCGGCCCAGGGCGTCGTCCACCTCCGCCCAGTCGGTCGGGTCGGTGGCGGCTGCCGGGAGGCCGTCGATCGGGACACGGCCGCGGTCCCCGCCACGCTTCTCGGCCCGGGCGCGGCGGGCGTGATCGACGAGGATGCGGCGCATGGCCTCGGCGGCGGCCGCGACGAACTGCCGGCGGTGCTCCCACGTCGGCCGGTTCTCCCCGCCGACGAGCCGCAGGTAGGCCTCGTGGACGAGGGCCGTGGCGTCGAGCGTGTGGCCGGGGGCTTCGGCCGCCATGCGGGCGGCCGCGAGCCTCCGCAACTCGTCGTAGACGAGCGGGAGCAACTCCGCGGCGGCCTGGCGATCACCGGCCTGGGCGGCT carries:
- a CDS encoding protein kinase domain-containing protein, whose product is MPVDPSRLKGVFTEALARTGPADRAAYLAAACAGDAELRVRVEALLRASEEPDSLLDAPPPQGPADATGAYDSGTQHPASLATADFGPDGATGTFDDTIRREHSSAATVGTVIAGRYTLVEVIGEGGMGSVYLATQTEPVKRQVALKLIKTGMDSKGVLARFDAERQALALMDHPNIARIYDGGLTPSGQPFFVMELVKGVPITQFCDQRRLPIAARLELCVHVCHAVQHAHQKGVIHRDLKPGNVLVIEVDGRPIPKVIDFGVAKATESQLTDLSCADTGAIVGTPAYMSPEQADPSSADIDTRTDVYALGVILYELLTGSPPLDARQFKRGAILEMLRMVREVEPPRASTKLSTLDDLPNIAANRDIEPGKLAKLLRGELDWVVMKALEKDRARRYDTANGLARDIQRYLADEMVEARPPSRGYRLKKFVKRNKGQVIAASVIVLTLVAGIIGTGIGMQRADLERNVAREQKKRADEEAIRAGQESVRAGQESVAARKAEKEALDAKQRADDSALDALKQKGRAEDQLSRAEWAVYASKLLLAQAAYNENNMPDAFRYLEECRWDLRGWEHAHLRWRFDSSKQTLKGHLHEVTSVAFSPDGQRILSGSQDSTAKVWDAAKGAEVLALSGHRGWVSSVAFSPDGKRILTGSGDKTAKVWDAATGTEVLALKGHTGAVTSVAFSPDGKRILTGSRDSTAKVWDAATGTEVFALKGHTDAVTSVAFSPDGKRILTGSWDNTAKVWDAAKGTEVLALKGHTHWVTSVAFNQDGKRIVTGSWDSTAKVWDAVKGTEVLALKGHTGGVSSVAFSPDGLRLLTGSQDSTAKVWDAAKGTEVLALKGHTGAVRSVAFSPDGKRILTGSGDKTAKVWDAAKGTEVLALKGHTGAVRSVAFSPDGLRIVTGSMDGTAKVWDAAKGAEVLALSGHRAWVSSVAFSPDGKRILTGSGDKTAKVWDAATGTEVLALKEHTSGVTSVAFSPDGKRILTGSGDKTAKVWDAATGTEVLALKGHTGAVTSVAFSPDGKRILTGSWDNTAKVWDAEKGQEVLTLKGHTQPVDSVSCSPDGKRILTGSRDGTAKVWDAATGTEVLALKGHTGDVGSVAFSPDGLRIVTGSMDGTAKVWDAVKGTEVLALKGHTSLVSSLAFSPDGLRLLTGSQDRTAKVWDAAKGTEVLALKGHTGGVTSVAFSPDGQRILSGGQDSTAKVWDAATGTEVLALKGHTHWVTSVAFNQDGKRIVTGSGDKTAKVWDAATGTEVLALKGHTSAVTSVAFSPDGKRILTGSGDKTAKVWDAAKGTEVLALKGHTHWVTSVAFSPDGQRILSGGQDSTAKVWDAATGTEVLALKGHTGAVTCVAFNQDGRRLFAWDAAGKVLAWDTATGQPVAAENPPPKPASGPATSPNGRFSAKPDLRNVALVDLLKPAPVGSPWPFPDAAERRRYHSEQAALAEKEQEWFAVAFHVGRLLLDDPNNAELKKRHATVREQLNK
- a CDS encoding ECF-type sigma factor, with translation MSDVTRLLVAAQAGDRQAAAELLPLVYDELRRLAAARMAAEAPGHTLDATALVHEAYLRLVGGENRPTWEHRRQFVAAAAEAMRRILVDHARRARAEKRGGDRGRVPIDGLPAAATDPTDWAEVDDALGRLAALDAGAAAVVRLKVFGGASVEEAADLLGVSRATAYRDWAFARAWLRDALGRSEQISEKS